In Flavobacteriaceae bacterium, the following proteins share a genomic window:
- a CDS encoding 4Fe-4S dicluster domain-containing protein — MAIIITDECINCGACEPECPNTAIYEGADDWRYKDGTNLTGNVILPNGKAVDAEEAQEPVSDELYYIVPDKCTECKGFHDEPQCAAVCPVDCCVPDDDNVESEEVLLAKQSFMHPEG; from the coding sequence ATGGCAATTATAATAACAGACGAATGTATAAATTGTGGTGCTTGTGAACCAGAATGCCCAAATACAGCTATTTATGAAGGCGCTGATGATTGGAGATATAAAGACGGTACAAATTTAACAGGAAATGTAATTTTACCTAATGGTAAAGCTGTAGATGCAGAAGAAGCACAAGAACCTGTAAGTGACGAATTATATTATATAGTACCAGATAAATGTACAGAGTGTAAAGGATTTCATGATGAACCACAATGTGCAGCAGTATGTCCAGTAGATTGTTGTGTGCCAGATGATGATAATGTAGAGAGTGAAGAAGTATTATTGGCTAAACAGAGTTTTATGCACCCTGAAGGATAA
- a CDS encoding 3-phosphoglycerate dehydrogenase, translating to MKVLANDGISQSGIDALIKGGFEVETTTVAQEQLANYINENNIDVLLVRSATKVRKDIIDACTNLKIIGRGGVGMDNIDVDYARQKKLHVINTPAASSSSVAELVFAHLYGGVRFLFDANRNMPLDGDTKFGNLKKNYAKGSELRGKTLGIIGFGRIGREVAKIGLGVGMKVIASDKFVDKTDVKVEFYNGQFINVEIETEPMEDILKTADFITLHVPAQKDYIIGKKEFDSMKDGVGIINAARGGVIDEVALVNAIDSGKVAFAGLDTFENEPTPAIQVLMNNYISLTPHIGAATNEAQDRIGTELASQIISILKTKSN from the coding sequence ATGAAAGTATTAGCTAACGACGGGATTTCGCAAAGCGGAATTGATGCCCTTATCAAAGGAGGGTTTGAAGTAGAAACAACAACTGTAGCTCAAGAACAACTTGCAAATTATATAAATGAAAATAATATTGACGTATTATTAGTTCGTAGTGCTACTAAGGTTCGTAAAGATATTATTGATGCTTGTACAAATTTAAAAATCATTGGTCGTGGTGGTGTTGGTATGGATAATATTGATGTAGATTATGCGCGTCAAAAAAAATTACATGTGATTAATACTCCTGCTGCATCTTCAAGTTCTGTAGCTGAACTTGTTTTTGCACATTTATATGGTGGTGTTCGCTTTTTGTTTGATGCTAATAGAAACATGCCATTAGATGGAGATACTAAATTTGGAAACTTAAAAAAGAATTACGCTAAAGGTTCTGAATTAAGAGGAAAGACACTAGGTATCATAGGGTTTGGTCGTATTGGAAGAGAAGTAGCAAAAATAGGGTTAGGTGTTGGAATGAAAGTTATTGCTTCAGATAAATTTGTGGATAAAACAGATGTAAAAGTTGAGTTTTATAATGGTCAGTTTATAAATGTAGAAATTGAAACTGAACCAATGGAAGATATTTTAAAAACAGCAGATTTTATTACACTCCATGTTCCTGCACAAAAAGATTATATCATTGGCAAAAAAGAATTTGATTCGATGAAAGATGGAGTTGGTATTATTAATGCTGCTCGCGGTGGCGTTATAGATGAAGTAGCTTTAGTAAATGCTATCGATAGTGGTAAAGTAGCTTTTGCTGGGTTAGATACATTTGAAAACGAACCTACTCCAGCGATTCAAGTTTTAATGAATAATTATATTTCATTAACTCCACACATTGGAGCAGCAACTAATGAAGCTCAAGATAGAATAGGAACAGAATTAGCTTCACAAATTATTAGTATTTTAAAAACTAAATCAAATTAA
- a CDS encoding TonB-dependent receptor — protein MKSLFILTLLFIGSSLEAFSQQCNYTLNGEVIDFHNGKPLIGATLVVTKNGNIQESIISDIDGKYLIKNLCIGNYKLQVSHPECKSKVIPIDIKGNTIKKITLEHHLENLNEVLITGEKREQGISKATSVQTLKVETIEQFSDASLGDALREISGVSSLNTGSTIVKPVIQGLNSSRILIITNDVRLQDQEWGIEHAPTVDLNTADRLTVVKGSGALQYGGDAIGGVVLAKPSPLVRKDTLFGKTIFSGSSNGRGGNITSTINKGFDNGIGLRVQGSFKRFGDFEAPDYFLTNTGTKQIAGSINFGINKFLYGIEAYYSYFDTELGILQTADFGNVTDLVRAINSPIPEIIEDFSFDIGLPRQEVAHHLTKLNSYLRLKRLGKLSLQYAFQFNDRQEFDNRSFIDDNTPTVDLELTTHNLDLLLEIDTVENSKITAGVSGLFQENFADPRTGVRRVIPDYEKYNVGAFAGISYDITENLLVDVGARVDFTHIDAEKFYRSTFFEDRGYDVDFANFITEDFGTQILTNPVFDYTNVSATFGLGYTINENLDLQFNYGLASRPPNPSELFSEGLNQSSVAFELGDLRIDKEIANKIAITFKGALFNQRFNFNLTPYANFIDDYIVLEPNGIITTSRGSFQVFEYIQNDARLFGVDFDATYDFNNNFEFKTSFSYLRGDDTERDRPLINIPSANWFNTIAYSNKKLNNLHLELKSEGVFRQTRFPDNNFTTQIVENNEFVETLVDVSTPPPGYHLLHFNSSIQFELNNITKLEIGFAVNNILNTNYRQYLNRFRLFADELGRNFSLRLKLNY, from the coding sequence ATGAAATCATTATTTATATTAACCTTATTATTCATAGGGTCTTCTTTAGAAGCTTTTTCACAGCAATGTAATTATACTTTAAATGGAGAAGTTATTGATTTCCATAATGGAAAACCTTTAATAGGAGCTACTCTTGTTGTTACTAAAAATGGAAACATACAAGAATCTATCATATCTGATATTGATGGGAAATATTTAATTAAAAATTTGTGTATAGGCAATTATAAATTACAAGTTTCACATCCAGAATGTAAATCTAAAGTCATTCCTATAGATATAAAAGGTAATACCATTAAAAAAATAACATTAGAACATCATTTAGAGAATTTAAATGAAGTTTTAATTACAGGAGAAAAACGAGAACAAGGTATCTCGAAAGCTACTAGTGTTCAAACTTTAAAAGTTGAAACGATTGAACAGTTTAGTGATGCTTCTTTAGGAGATGCTTTGAGAGAAATTAGTGGTGTCTCTTCATTAAATACTGGTAGTACTATTGTTAAACCTGTAATACAAGGCTTAAATAGTAGTAGAATATTGATTATAACAAATGATGTAAGGTTACAAGATCAAGAATGGGGTATTGAGCATGCCCCTACTGTTGATTTAAATACAGCAGATCGGTTAACTGTAGTTAAAGGTTCTGGAGCATTGCAATATGGAGGTGACGCTATAGGTGGTGTGGTATTAGCAAAACCAAGTCCACTAGTAAGAAAGGATACATTGTTTGGTAAAACCATTTTTTCTGGTAGTTCCAATGGTCGTGGAGGTAACATTACATCTACTATCAATAAAGGGTTTGATAATGGAATAGGTTTAAGAGTTCAAGGGTCTTTTAAACGATTTGGAGATTTCGAAGCTCCAGATTATTTCTTAACTAATACTGGAACAAAACAAATAGCAGGATCTATAAATTTTGGTATTAACAAATTTTTGTACGGCATCGAAGCATATTATAGCTATTTTGATACTGAGTTAGGCATATTGCAAACTGCTGATTTTGGTAATGTTACTGATTTAGTAAGAGCAATTAACTCTCCTATTCCTGAAATTATAGAAGATTTTTCATTTGATATAGGGTTGCCCCGACAAGAAGTAGCTCATCATTTAACAAAATTAAATTCATATCTCAGATTAAAACGTTTAGGAAAGTTATCATTACAGTATGCTTTTCAATTCAATGATCGTCAAGAGTTTGATAATAGAAGTTTTATAGATGATAACACTCCTACTGTAGATTTGGAGTTAACAACACATAATCTGGATCTTTTACTTGAAATAGATACGGTTGAAAATTCAAAAATTACCGCTGGTGTTAGTGGTTTATTTCAAGAAAATTTTGCTGATCCACGTACTGGTGTGAGACGGGTTATCCCTGATTATGAAAAATATAACGTAGGGGCATTTGCTGGTATTTCTTATGATATTACAGAGAATTTATTAGTTGATGTAGGAGCTCGTGTAGATTTTACTCATATAGATGCTGAAAAATTTTACAGATCAACATTTTTTGAAGACAGAGGTTACGATGTTGATTTTGCGAATTTTATTACTGAAGATTTTGGCACACAAATATTAACAAACCCTGTATTTGATTATACTAATGTTTCTGCTACTTTTGGCTTAGGTTATACTATTAATGAGAATTTAGACTTACAATTCAATTACGGATTGGCTAGTAGGCCACCAAATCCATCAGAGTTATTTAGCGAAGGTTTGAATCAATCATCTGTTGCTTTTGAATTGGGAGATTTACGCATTGATAAAGAAATAGCCAATAAAATAGCTATAACTTTTAAGGGGGCATTATTTAATCAACGTTTTAATTTCAATTTAACGCCTTATGCTAACTTTATTGACGACTATATTGTATTAGAGCCTAATGGTATTATAACTACATCGAGAGGTTCGTTTCAAGTATTTGAATATATTCAAAATGATGCACGTCTCTTTGGTGTTGATTTTGATGCTACTTATGACTTTAATAACAATTTCGAATTTAAAACCAGTTTTTCATATTTAAGAGGTGATGATACTGAAAGGGATAGACCACTTATTAATATCCCTTCTGCAAACTGGTTTAATACTATTGCATATAGCAATAAAAAATTAAACAATCTTCACTTAGAACTAAAAAGTGAAGGTGTTTTTAGGCAAACACGTTTTCCTGATAATAATTTTACAACTCAAATTGTAGAAAACAATGAATTTGTAGAGACTTTAGTTGATGTGAGTACCCCTCCTCCTGGATATCATCTACTACATTTTAACTCTTCAATTCAATTTGAGTTGAATAATATTACCAAATTGGAAATAGGTTTTGCCGTGAATAATATTTTAAATACAAATTACAGACAATATCTTAATAGATTTAGACTCTTTGCAGATGAATTAGGAAGAAACTTTTCTTTAAGATTAAAATTAAATTATTAA
- a CDS encoding acyl-CoA reductase, translated as MMKLQQRINAFVKLGEFLSQFSSIEPSKKEGIAFNDLFYDGFKHQLKLAQEHNGWFTNENISFSINSWSKLLTIESITNWIDKYNFNNVISKKIAIIMAGNIPLVGFHDFLSVLLSGHNVIVKQSSNDKQLLPYLAKYLEYVEPEFKNTILFTEKKLQGFDAVIATGSDNTARYFEYYFKGKPSIIRKNRNAAAVLTGNETKEQLENLSEDIFRYYGLGCRNVSKLFVPKNYNFDRFFEAIYKWHPIINQAKYANNYDYNKAVYLMSEFDMLENGFLMIKEDESYASPIATLFYEYYENIELLKEKLEADSDRIQCIVSNGILDSEINFGDSQVPQLWDYADGVNTLEFLLKI; from the coding sequence ATAATGAAATTACAACAAAGAATTAACGCTTTTGTAAAACTAGGAGAATTTCTTAGTCAGTTTTCATCAATAGAACCATCTAAAAAAGAAGGTATTGCGTTTAATGATTTGTTTTATGATGGCTTTAAACATCAATTAAAATTAGCACAAGAACATAATGGTTGGTTCACAAATGAGAATATTAGTTTTTCTATTAATAGCTGGTCTAAATTGCTTACTATAGAGTCAATTACAAATTGGATAGATAAGTATAACTTTAATAATGTTATTTCTAAAAAAATAGCCATTATAATGGCTGGAAACATTCCTTTAGTAGGGTTTCATGATTTTTTATCAGTACTATTATCTGGGCACAATGTTATTGTAAAACAATCTTCAAACGACAAACAACTACTTCCCTATTTAGCAAAATATTTAGAGTATGTTGAGCCTGAATTCAAGAATACCATTCTATTTACAGAAAAAAAACTGCAAGGTTTCGATGCTGTTATCGCAACTGGCAGTGATAATACAGCTCGTTATTTCGAATATTATTTTAAAGGTAAGCCATCTATTATAAGAAAAAACAGGAATGCTGCTGCTGTATTAACTGGAAATGAAACAAAAGAACAATTAGAAAATCTTTCTGAAGACATTTTTAGATATTACGGATTAGGTTGCAGAAATGTTTCAAAACTATTTGTTCCTAAAAATTATAATTTTGATCGTTTTTTTGAAGCAATTTATAAATGGCACCCTATTATCAATCAAGCGAAATATGCTAATAATTATGATTATAATAAAGCCGTTTATTTAATGAGTGAATTTGATATGCTGGAGAATGGATTTTTAATGATAAAAGAAGATGAAAGCTATGCTTCGCCTATAGCTACATTATTTTATGAGTATTATGAAAATATTGAATTACTCAAAGAAAAATTAGAAGCAGATTCAGATAGAATTCAGTGTATTGTTTCTAATGGTATTTTAGATTCAGAAATTAACTTCGGAGATTCACAAGTGCCGCAATTATGGGATTATGCAGATGGAGTTAATACTCTTGAGTTTCTATTAAAAATATAG
- a CDS encoding amidohydrolase produces the protein MKTITSLYLVILCTILFSSQTSFSQNLYVIGGSYFDVTSGEMIKNQGIVIKNGKFISINTTLTNTEVYKVIKLGTTEYILPGIFDLHAHYRVTFDGVRRDEVEANPVIFLANGVISTFPGGEIQPEVMLKTRRLIDSGKKIGARIHSSGPYFGTAFPGWNPNTTVEQINKRVDKWAKLGVSGFKAKGITPIQLEALIKRAHIHKLTVTGHLGSGYRNTVNPRDAINMGIDRVEHFLGGNALPDNQSAYATLQDLDLNDPIVIQQINQQIDLFIEKGVFFDATLTAYGYYGHRKELYDYWHDERKYLTPYALEITKNTRQKIDMFQKIFDIKKITVKRYFDKGGMISLGTDHPSVGEYIPGFSAHREMEALVSIGIPNKEVLKIATINGAKALRLDKQLGSIEIGKLADLFIVTGNPLTDITNTRNVQTVIKEGRAYSSTILLQTVEGKMGPKDENDWKN, from the coding sequence ATGAAAACTATTACTTCTTTATACCTTGTAATATTATGTACAATATTATTTAGTAGTCAAACTAGTTTTTCGCAAAATTTGTATGTCATTGGAGGGTCATATTTTGATGTAACTTCTGGAGAGATGATTAAAAATCAAGGGATTGTTATTAAAAATGGCAAATTCATTTCAATAAACACAACATTAACAAATACAGAAGTTTATAAAGTTATTAAACTTGGAACTACTGAATATATACTTCCTGGTATTTTTGATTTACATGCACATTATCGAGTAACTTTTGATGGTGTTCGCCGAGATGAAGTAGAAGCAAATCCAGTTATTTTTTTAGCTAATGGAGTAATATCAACATTTCCAGGTGGTGAGATTCAACCAGAGGTAATGCTAAAAACAAGGCGATTAATTGATAGTGGAAAAAAAATCGGAGCACGCATTCACAGTTCTGGCCCTTATTTTGGAACTGCGTTTCCAGGGTGGAACCCAAATACTACTGTTGAACAAATAAATAAAAGAGTAGATAAATGGGCGAAACTAGGAGTTTCTGGGTTTAAAGCTAAAGGTATTACACCTATCCAATTAGAAGCTTTAATTAAACGAGCGCATATTCACAAATTAACAGTTACTGGACATTTAGGATCAGGATATAGAAATACAGTTAATCCTCGTGATGCAATTAATATGGGGATCGATCGTGTAGAGCATTTTTTAGGCGGAAATGCTTTGCCAGATAATCAATCTGCATATGCCACGCTACAAGATTTAGATTTAAATGATCCAATTGTTATTCAACAAATAAATCAACAAATAGATTTATTTATTGAAAAAGGAGTGTTTTTTGACGCCACATTAACTGCTTATGGATATTATGGACACCGAAAAGAACTTTATGATTACTGGCATGACGAACGAAAATATCTAACACCATACGCATTAGAAATCACAAAAAATACTCGTCAAAAAATAGACATGTTTCAGAAGATTTTTGATATTAAAAAAATAACTGTAAAACGCTATTTTGATAAAGGAGGGATGATAAGCCTAGGAACAGATCATCCTTCGGTTGGAGAGTATATTCCAGGATTTAGTGCGCATCGTGAAATGGAAGCATTGGTTTCTATAGGGATTCCTAATAAAGAAGTTTTAAAGATTGCAACCATTAATGGGGCAAAAGCACTGCGGCTAGATAAGCAATTAGGAAGTATTGAAATTGGTAAGTTAGCCGATTTGTTTATTGTTACTGGTAACCCTTTAACAGATATCACAAATACCAGAAATGTACAAACTGTAATCAAAGAAGGAAGAGCCTATAGCTCTACAATTTTATTACAAACAGTAGAAGGAAAAATGGGGCCTAAAGATGAAAACGATTGGAAAAATTAA
- a CDS encoding DUF937 domain-containing protein — MAGLLDLLNSDIGKTIINGVSLETGQPTDKTSNVLSMALPVLTQAMQRNASSSQGAEGLLNALNKKHDGSILDNLGGLFNGGVDSSVTDDGGKILNHILGKKQQNVQNALSKQSGINAGAIGNILKVAAPLLMGLLGKQSRQQNVNNPNDLTGMLGGLLSGENKTQQDQSFLSSILDADGDGSVIDDVAGMVMGNNKKKGGLGGILGGLFGGK; from the coding sequence ATGGCAGGATTATTAGATTTATTAAATAGCGATATAGGGAAAACAATTATTAATGGTGTTTCTTTAGAAACTGGACAACCCACTGATAAAACAAGTAATGTGTTAAGTATGGCATTACCAGTACTTACTCAAGCTATGCAACGCAATGCTTCATCTTCTCAAGGTGCAGAAGGGCTATTAAATGCTTTAAATAAAAAACACGATGGTAGTATTTTAGATAATCTAGGCGGGCTATTTAATGGTGGTGTAGATTCCAGTGTAACAGATGATGGAGGCAAAATCTTAAATCATATTTTAGGTAAAAAGCAACAAAATGTACAAAATGCTTTAAGTAAACAATCTGGCATAAATGCTGGAGCTATTGGTAATATATTAAAAGTTGCAGCTCCTTTATTAATGGGACTTCTAGGAAAACAGTCTAGACAGCAAAATGTAAATAACCCTAATGATTTGACAGGCATGCTCGGTGGTTTATTAAGCGGAGAAAATAAAACACAGCAAGATCAAAGCTTTTTATCTTCTATTTTGGATGCTGATGGCGATGGTAGTGTTATTGATGATGTTGCAGGGATGGTTATGGGTAATAATAAGAAAAAAGGTGGATTAGGCGGCATTCTTGGTGGTTTATTTGGAGGAAAATAA
- a CDS encoding 3-phosphoserine/phosphohydroxythreonine transaminase → MKIHNFSAGPSILPKEVLLKASEAVLDFNDSGLSLIEMSHRSKPFVDVMEKARSLVLELLNLEGKGYKVLFLQGGASSQFLMVALNLLEKRAGYLNTGTWSDKAIKEAKIYDDVYEIASSKNANFNYIPKGYDIPSDYDYFHCTSNNTIYGTQMKKFPNSPIPMVCDMSSDIFSRQLDFSKFDLIYAGAQKNMGPAGTTLVVVKEDILGKVSRKIPSMMNYKLHIDKSSMFNTPPVFAVYTSMLTLEWLKNLGGIKAIEKENNKKSILMYSEIDLNPLFKGYSAKEDRSTMNATFTLTNDYLKETFDTMLKEAGISGLNGHRSVGGYRASMYNALSLDSVKALVEVMSELESKA, encoded by the coding sequence ATGAAAATACATAATTTTAGTGCTGGACCTTCTATTTTACCAAAAGAAGTTTTACTTAAAGCTTCAGAGGCTGTATTAGATTTTAATGATAGTGGATTATCGTTAATTGAAATGTCTCATCGTAGTAAACCATTTGTAGATGTAATGGAAAAAGCGAGATCTTTAGTTCTAGAGCTTTTAAATCTAGAAGGTAAAGGTTATAAAGTATTATTCTTACAAGGTGGTGCCAGTTCTCAGTTTTTAATGGTAGCTTTAAATTTATTAGAAAAAAGAGCTGGGTATTTAAATACTGGAACTTGGAGTGATAAAGCGATAAAAGAAGCTAAAATTTATGATGATGTATACGAAATAGCATCTTCAAAAAACGCTAATTTTAACTATATCCCTAAAGGCTACGATATCCCTTCAGACTATGACTATTTTCATTGCACCTCTAATAATACTATTTACGGTACTCAAATGAAAAAATTCCCTAATAGCCCTATACCTATGGTTTGTGATATGAGTAGTGATATTTTTTCTCGTCAATTAGATTTTTCAAAATTTGATTTAATATATGCAGGAGCTCAAAAAAATATGGGGCCAGCTGGAACAACTCTTGTTGTTGTAAAAGAAGATATATTAGGTAAAGTATCTCGAAAAATTCCATCAATGATGAATTACAAGTTGCATATAGATAAAAGCAGTATGTTTAACACACCTCCAGTATTTGCAGTATATACTTCAATGTTAACCTTAGAATGGTTAAAAAACTTAGGAGGTATAAAAGCAATAGAAAAAGAGAATAATAAAAAATCTATTTTAATGTATTCAGAAATCGATTTAAATCCTCTCTTCAAAGGTTACTCAGCCAAGGAAGATCGTTCAACTATGAATGCTACATTTACATTAACAAACGATTATTTAAAAGAAACTTTTGACACTATGCTAAAAGAGGCAGGTATTAGTGGTTTAAACGGTCATAGAAGTGTTGGTGGGTATCGAGCATCAATGTATAATGCATTATCACTTGATAGTGTAAAAGCATTAGTAGAAGTAATGAGTGAGCTGGAAAGTAAAGCTTAA
- the folE gene encoding GTP cyclohydrolase I FolE, with amino-acid sequence MSYRKFEEYNIETVEDVKKNYKTIIEDLGEDPTREGLLKTPERAAKAMQFLTQGYKQDPADILKGAMFKEDYSDMVIIKDIELYSLCEHHILPFFGKAHIAYIPDGHIVGLSKIPRVVDVFARRLQVQERLTHDILECINNTLKPQGVAVVIEASHMCMMMRGVQKQNSVTTTSGFRGQFEKIETRNEFLKLISSDLS; translated from the coding sequence ATGTCGTATAGGAAATTTGAAGAATATAATATTGAAACAGTTGAAGATGTTAAAAAGAATTATAAAACAATAATAGAGGACCTAGGAGAAGACCCTACTCGAGAAGGTTTATTAAAAACCCCAGAAAGGGCGGCAAAAGCAATGCAATTTTTAACACAAGGATATAAACAAGATCCTGCAGATATCTTAAAAGGAGCAATGTTTAAAGAAGATTATAGCGATATGGTTATTATAAAAGATATTGAGCTATACTCATTATGTGAACATCACATATTACCGTTTTTTGGTAAAGCACATATAGCATATATTCCTGATGGACATATTGTTGGATTGAGTAAAATACCTAGGGTTGTTGATGTATTTGCTCGCAGATTACAAGTTCAAGAACGGTTAACTCATGATATATTAGAATGTATTAACAATACATTAAAACCACAAGGAGTAGCTGTAGTTATTGAAGCATCACACATGTGTATGATGATGAGAGGAGTACAAAAACAAAATTCGGTAACAACAACTTCTGGATTTAGAGGACAGTTTGAAAAAATAGAAACACGTAATGAATTTTTAAAACTAATAAGTTCTGACCTTTCATAA
- a CDS encoding type 1 periplasmic binding fold superfamily protein codes for MKTIKFISLIAILIISQSCSNDDDAPIIINEEEVITTLTLTLTPQGGGTDIILSSRDIDGDGPNAPVITGGTLAANTTYTGVVEALNELEDPAEDITEEVAEEDDEHQFFFEAISGVTITTNYSDQDGDGNPLGINFTLTTGAASTGTLRVTLRHLLNKFAAGVSDGDITNAGGDTDIETDYPITVQ; via the coding sequence ATGAAAACAATAAAATTTATATCATTAATAGCTATATTAATTATTAGTCAATCGTGTTCTAATGATGATGATGCTCCAATAATTATTAACGAAGAAGAAGTAATAACTACGTTAACTTTAACTTTAACACCACAAGGTGGTGGAACTGATATTATATTATCAAGTAGAGATATAGACGGTGACGGGCCAAATGCACCTGTAATTACAGGTGGTACATTAGCAGCAAATACCACTTATACTGGTGTTGTTGAAGCTTTAAATGAACTTGAAGATCCAGCTGAAGATATTACTGAAGAAGTAGCTGAAGAAGATGATGAACATCAATTTTTCTTTGAAGCAATAAGTGGTGTTACTATTACTACTAATTACAGTGATCAAGATGGTGATGGAAATCCATTAGGTATTAATTTTACATTAACTACAGGAGCTGCAAGTACTGGGACTCTTAGAGTAACTCTACGTCATTTATTAAACAAGTTTGCAGCAGGTGTATCTGATGGAGATATTACTAATGCTGGTGGAGACACTGATATTGAAACAGATTATCCTATAACAGTTCAATAG
- the msrA gene encoding peptide-methionine (S)-S-oxide reductase, whose translation MINNNDYDTAILAGGCFWCTEAVYRRVDGVHDVISGYTDGFIKNPAYREVCTGRTGHTEAIKIIFKPEIVSFMDLLEIFFATHDPTTLNKQGNDVGTQYRSGIYYVNETQKEIAEQFVKALEAESIFNDPIVTEIKPFDVFYNAEEDHKEYYDNNKEQSYCQFIIRPKIEKLNKLFNHKLK comes from the coding sequence ATGATAAATAATAATGATTACGATACAGCAATATTAGCAGGAGGATGTTTTTGGTGTACTGAAGCTGTTTATAGAAGAGTAGATGGAGTACATGATGTCATTTCTGGATATACAGATGGATTTATTAAAAACCCTGCATATCGTGAAGTTTGCACTGGACGTACTGGACATACTGAAGCGATAAAAATAATATTTAAACCAGAAATTGTTTCTTTTATGGATTTATTAGAAATATTTTTTGCAACACATGACCCTACTACGTTAAACAAGCAAGGTAATGATGTAGGAACGCAATATCGTTCAGGAATCTATTATGTTAATGAAACTCAAAAAGAAATAGCTGAACAATTTGTTAAAGCATTAGAGGCTGAATCTATATTTAATGATCCGATAGTTACAGAAATCAAACCTTTTGATGTTTTTTATAATGCAGAAGAAGATCATAAAGAATATTATGATAATAATAAAGAACAATCTTATTGTCAATTTATTATCCGCCCAAAAATTGAAAAATTAAATAAACTATTTAACCATAAATTAAAATAA